From a region of the Triticum aestivum cultivar Chinese Spring chromosome 7D, IWGSC CS RefSeq v2.1, whole genome shotgun sequence genome:
- the LOC123167894 gene encoding brassinosteroid-responsive RING protein 1, giving the protein MGFPSVCYCVILPQPLILVLQLLDFLRHAVLLCLSSLGLAAPPAADDHPAYAPPPDLWAVAEAAAPSSSLSLASGPAPAPAAIKARLPAVRYADLKSRRCAAGAAAASTCCAVCLGALEARHRVRELGNCAHAFHKACIDKWVDKGQATCPLCRALLLPTDADAGKLPSFSF; this is encoded by the coding sequence ATGGGGTTCCCCTCAGTGTGCTACTGCGTCATCCTGCCGCAGCCGCTCATCCTGGTGCTGCAGCTGCTCGACTTCCTCCGCCACGCGGTCCTGCTCTGCCTCTCCTCGCTCGGCCTCGCGGCGCCGCCGGCGGCCGACGACCACCCGGCCTACGCGCCGCCGCCGGACCTCTGGGCCGTGGCGGAGGCAGCGGCTCCCTCGTCCTCTTTATCCCTGGCATCCGGGCCGGCGCCCGCGCCGGCGGCCATCAAGGCGCGCCTCCCCGCCGTCCGGTATGCTGACCTCAAGAGCCGGCGCTGCGCCGCCGGGGCCGCGGCGGCGTCGACCTGCTGCGCCGTGTGCCTGGGCGCGCTCGAGGCGCGGCACCGCGTCCGCGAGCTCGGCAACTGCGCGCACGCCTTCCACAAGGCCTGCATAGACAAGTGGGTCGACAAGGGTCAGGCTACTTGCCCCCTCTGCCGCGCGCTCCTCCTCCCCACCGACGCCGACGCCGGCAAGCTGCCCTCTTTTTCCTTCTGA